In the genome of Toxoplasma gondii ME49 chromosome Ia, whole genome shotgun sequence, the window AAGAGCCGGCGAGTGAACGTCCATCACGTAGGTCGGCGCGCCTTCGTTCTCGCCGAGCGCCGACGGCATTTCCTAAGGAGgtgaaaaaagaggaaaaatcGGGAGAAAAGTGAGGCTAAACAGGAACGGTGGAAAAGTAAGGAAACTGtcgatgcagagaaacaacgagggagagaaagaacctCGGTGCTTGTCAAAAGAAGCATCGAGTTGCTGCCAGCGCTGAGGGGTGCTGGGGCTTGTCAGCTAGAGGCTCGGTTACGACCAAACATTTAACAGTTCCTccgttcgtctttctcttctttctgtcaaATATactttttctccagttcatggttctcttctccctgccAGCTGCCTTCGCCGGCCTCGCCTCGCTTCCTtgactctcttcttcttcttccgctcgcTCTAGTCTTCCATCTTcacttcgtttttctttcctctctgttcgcttGCTTTTCGAATCCGTTCCTTcatttcgtcttctgtcacccctccccttcttcgctcctgccgacgcgtttcctcccctctgcttctctgtcgtcgcttctcttctcttctcttctcggtctcctgccctgctctcgtttcttctggaaGCCTCACCTCGACTTTGAAGACATGCAGAAGACAAGCGACATTGGAAaatttcacgagcgccggGTCGCGAGTTGCAGGCACACCGAGGAGCGCGTTCGCCAGCGAAAGTGGATTTCCTGTCCACGGCGAAACAGCGATTGGAGACTGTTTCTGGGACCTCACGTaatctgaaaaaaagaagaaagagcggcGACCACACACAACCCCACTGAAAGGACGCATACACACTTGCTTATGTGTGTAGACCTGTATTTATGTGCATACAAATGCCTAAAGATATGAGCATATATGTTACGAAATACTGCCGCGGGGagatatacacatatgtatgttacatatatatatatatatatatatatatacgcgtAAGCATTTATATATGTCTGCTCGTGCTTGTACTCGTCCACCTCTAGAAAACGCATACATCCAGGGACCGGTCTAGCAGCGCAGAAGCATGTATTTCAAATGTGCAGAGATTCATTGTCAGTAACAGTTTGTGAAGAGTGGAAGTTCAGAGAGGAATCGACTATGGAGTTGGAAGAATGCAGCAACGAAGCTCatgagaggagaaagcgccCATCGCCCCCcaccacagaagaaaggaaagcgcagcagtttctctgtgcctctcactttccgcgtctcttcttcttttgagCATGCACATAAATAgagctttctcttctcgctttccttctcccatGCCTCGTACGGAGACGTCAACAATTCGCGACTCGAGATGTAGTCTGGAGATGGGTGACTAGAGTTCGCATATACCGTGGAACCTTTCTGATCATTCTAGACATTGCTATGCCATATTTGTATTTAAGTGCATGGATGCAAATACATACgtctatatacatatatacaaatacatatatatatatatgtatatatatatatatatacgtatatatgtgaatataATTGAAACGTATCCTGTGAATAGCGCATTCGCCGTCTGTCGATCAGAGCCACAGGCGTGACGAGGCGTTAGAAGCAAAAACGATTAGCAAGATCGGGCaagagaaagccgagaggCTTTGGGGTCTGCGATGGCCTCTTCTCCGTAGATAAGCCGACGCCTGACCTGCGGGGAGCGCCGAGAGCGGCGCCAGCTTCACGACTTCGAGTTGAACGAGGCTGTACTctgagagacgcagacgaagagttTGAGGTCTGAGACGGGTGCCTCCTTCGAGCCCAAGAAAGTAGCTGAGGACGCGCGAACGACGCAGTTGCCGGAGACGCGCGTTGTCGACCTGAAttcgaggagaggaaaagtgaagagagaagacaacgacaAGAAAAGCGGTCGCGGAAACCGTCTCGAAATGCAAAACGTTGGAAGCCGATTCCTCTATGGTTTGCGGAGGCGCGCTGAAGCTTTAACTCCACAGAAATCGCCGaccgaaaagagaaacggaggacgcgaaagcgaggaaaaaagacgagaggaccgaaaaagaaagagaaaattGAAGTATTGAGAGGAACATGTGACGCAAACGCAGAGCTGACGAGAGACGGCCTGAACAGGGGAGAAGTCAAACGCACGAAATAAATGTGAGGAGCAAGATGAAAGGCAAAAAcacagggagaaagacgaaaggagTGACTGAGTTGGAGAGAGACCGCACGGAGAGAGGACATGTCGAACATGCAGCCGGAGGTATCGCAGATTCCCTGCTTTTTCCGCCACACTTCTGTTTAAAAGCAATGCGCGAACGCAAAAAAGATTGGCGGCAGGAGACGCAAATTTCTGCTTTTGATTTGTGGGGCGTCCTGTGGATCCACCTCAATGGTGGAGGACGCTTTTTAGAGATGTTTCGGTTGTGAAGAAAGCTATGGATTTCGAGAACTTCCAAGTGTTCGATGTTGAATCCGCATCTAAAGCTTTCGACAGCGAACCAAGCGTAGCAGCAGATGCGTTTGATGAATTCGATCTGTTTGATGATCTGGAAATTCTGATCTGGCCTCTCATCTCCACTTTCAAGAGTCGAACACAGTCCGGACCCTCTACTCGTTTCGTCGAGTTCGCCGTTCGCATACCGTGACAGCGCCTTCCATTTTTTTCAGGCCGATGACTTCGACTCGTGGATTTGgcgcgaaagaaaagtcctcttcgtcgtcttcctcgtcaggttttccttcgcctccctccgccgtcttcgcctccacctGCGCGTCCGTTCCGGCCGGCGCCTggccctctgcatgcgtttgcgcTCTGGGTcttcgcgagagaaggcgactcaAGGCGATGTTTTCATTCGCAGGCTCCTCGAACGAACAGACGTCCTGGAGAGCGCGAAGCAGACTCGGATTGTCGACGACCAGCACGAGGTCGACGTTGAAGATTTCCAAAAGACGCGACACCAGCGCGAGGTTCGCTAGAGGCGGCGCGTTGATCAGCATCCCcgaggcagcgaggagacgacgcacatcgccttccttctcttcttcggccttGACAACGCAATGCTTCTCTTGGAGGTTCTGGGCGAAGGCCGCGTAGACGTTCGCGCTCAAACACTCGCAGTACCACTCGAAAAgatctgctgcatgcgtcgccgGCGCCGAGGAAGCCGCGGCGTCCGCCGGCTCGAGAAATCCGTCAAAGTCCGGAAACGCAGCGCCCGGCGCATGCGTAACGCGAGGCGCCGCGGATCcggcgacgcatgcagcttgTGCAGCCGGCGGCTCTGTTCTCCCGTAGAAGTagacgagaggaaactcAGGCTCCTCCAGAAAATTCAGCGAGTCCAAAACCGTCGCCCCCAGACACCCGGGCGGCAACTGCACCTGCGGCTTGTCCGCGCTGCCTCTGACGCGCAGACGCAcagtggagaggcgaggtacagagagagacagaatcGGGGAGAGTCACGAAGGATttgagggagagacagaagaagcaggaaaccGGCTGGGGCGATGgaacgcagaaagaagaagctgtgtgagggaaagaaacaagaaaccatgagaggcgagacggagggagaagcgCTGCACTGGAAACGAGACCGTCGAACGCACGCAAGGCAGGattcagaagaaagacgaagagaaccGCAGGAAAAAGGGACACCGCAAATGCGAACGAAAAACCTTGAGTCTGccggacagagaaagacgcatgcacagtctctcgagacagcgaaagaggaCG includes:
- a CDS encoding polynucleotide 5'-hydroxyl-kinase (encoded by transcript TGME49_294700); its protein translation is MHASSGLGGPSTSAASRRVSGASRAREDRPFAASSSEAPGERRGKNERNLSRQQPRGCTQRASSLAAFAAMASANPADRRPGTAAVRLCTLSPMTELRLVLEDPQEGDLLGNQPNRNPDAQTTVIKVLRTDGPGGSRGRSPRSREEEEAPRGSLRGTAEIFGAELLPEVDYPLLPGSCLAVFSWGGCTLQLRGRVQQEYTAPNGSMKDYLALSSILDARRQIAALRRAVGPRVLVVGSSCSGKSSICSVLANYAIRSGWSPMYVELDPRGSADKPQVQLPPGCLGATVLDSLNFLEEPEFPLVYFYGRTEPPAAQAACVAGSAAPRVTHAPGAAFPDFDGFLEPADAAASSAPATHAADLFEWYCECLSANVYAAFAQNLQEKHCVVKAEEEKEGDVRRLLAASGMLINAPPLANLALVSRLLEIFNVDLVLVVDNPSLLRALQDVCSFEEPANENIALSRLLSRRPRAQTHAEGQAPAGTDAQVEAKTAEGGEGKPDEEDDEEDFSFAPNPRVEVIGLKKMEGAVTVDNARLRQLRRSRVLSYFLGLEGGTRLRPQTLRLRLSEYSLVQLEVVKLAPLSALPADYVRSQKQSPIAVSPWTGNPLSLANALLGVPATRDPALVKFSNVACLLHVFKVEEMPSALGENEGAPTYVMDVHSPALPGGQLPSNFLIVPGDLKGMKFFLDLN